A genomic region of Alligator mississippiensis isolate rAllMis1 chromosome 4, rAllMis1, whole genome shotgun sequence contains the following coding sequences:
- the TMPO gene encoding thymopoietin isoform X6, which produces MKATKKTDKPRPEEKDDLDVTELSNEDLQEQLVKYGVNPGPIVATTRKVYEKKLLKLMEQGPELKSPAPLPTPTISSSAENTRQNGNNDSDQYSDNEEDPKVELKLEKREPLKSKTKAPITLKQRRLVEHNQTYSQDEVTETVWTSGSSKSGPLQAISRESTRVSRRTPRKRVETTAQLPIDDAVMSESTPIAETILTSSNETLQVVNRVPGNFKHATPIQSISEFSDLSRRTSKKPLMTTEHFHLPQQEETCRPHRCFYVGHTQSSDLLNTAMIEEENEDNTECIGTPKKTRHLPVTKVVEKTHTDERRVERDILKEMFPYEASTPTGISASCRRPIKGAASRPIEFSDFRVEESFSSKYVPKYGLSTDMKAEKATTKKERSIPMWIKILLFVVVSVFLFLVYQTMETNQGNPFSKYLKNVSEADSGSVAQPD; this is translated from the exons aAAGCCACAAAGAAAACTGATAAACCCCGGCCAGAGGAGAAGGATGACCTAGATGTAACAGAGCTCAGCAATGAAGACCTTCAAGAGCAACTTGTGAAATATGGAGTAAACCCTGGTCCTATTGTGG CAACTACAAGAAAGGTCTATGAAAAGAAATTGCTGAAACTGATGGAACAAGGCCCCGAGTTGAAGTCTCCAGCACCTCTCCCAACACCAACAATTTCTTCATCTGCTGAGAATACCAGACAGAATGGAAATAATGATTCTGACCAATACAGTGACAATGAAGAAG ATCCCAAAGTGGAGCTCAAGCTTGAGAAGAGAGAGCCACTGAAGTCCAAGACAAAGGCTCCAATAACCCTGAAGCAAAGAAGACTTGTTGAACACAACCAG ACCTATTCTCAAGATGAAGTTACTGAGACTGTCTGGACAAGTGGATCTTCAAAGAGTGGACCTCTGCAGGCAATTTCTAGGGAATCTACAAGAGTATCAAGAAGAACACCAAGGAAAAGG GTGGAAACTACAGCACAATTGCCTATAGATGATGCAGTAATGTCAGAGAGTACTCCCATAGCTGAAACTATATTGACTTCAAGCAACGAGACCCta CAGGTTGTCAATAGGGTGCCTGGAAATTTCAAGCATGCAACTCCCATACAGTCAATCAGTGAATTCTCAGATTTGTCCAGAAGAACATCAAAGAAACCATTGATGACAACTGAA CATTTTCACTTACCACAACAAGAAGAAACATGTCGTCCTCATCGGTGCTTTTATGTAGGTCACACGCAGTCCAGTGATCTGCTGAACACTGCCATGATAGAGGAG GAAAATGAGGACAACACTGAATGTATTGGAACACCAAAAAAGACCAGACATTTGCCAGTAACAAAG GTGGTGGAGAAAACTCATACAGACGAGCGAAGAGTAGAACGGGATATTCTTAAGGAAATGTTCCCATATGAAGCATCAACACCTACAGGAATTAG TGCTAGTTGTCGCAGACCAATCAAAGGAGCTGCTAGCCGGCCTATCGAGTTCAGTGACTTCAGAGTGGAGGAAAGCTTTTCATCTAAATATGTTCCAAAATACGGTCTCTCAACAGACATGAAGGCCGAGAAAGCAACAACTAAAAAAGAACGTTCCATTCCCATGTGGATAAAAATTCTTctgtttgttgttgtttcagtCTTCCTGTTTTTGGTCTATCAAACTATGGAAACCAACCAAGGAAATCCTTTTTCTAAGTATCTTAAGAATGTCTCTGAGGCAGATAGTGGTAGTGTGGCACAGCCAGATTGA